Proteins encoded by one window of Streptomyces sp. NBC_01571:
- a CDS encoding amino acid--tRNA ligase-related protein, which yields MLNPVVMKSDLLFSLRDTLRSETFVEVVTPTVRRADLGPGRRVPVDLDGGRFLRAMIGPALRVNMEHHRRVFEIGQCFRPEKPDELHAPEFQMLDLYAADENFEFLFALAERLVVPHIRYTPERVSVAGHIHDVFGIDLRREPLGDLPAQMAAHLDMGTEVPFKTVLGRFVERELETQSTGAALFLTEYPIGGDEPCARLTPGTTAVLNRFEVLIDGLEVVHGYEDEPDRAAFVERARAVDLYDDEQALAWKAIDAGQAPAHSVGLGIGIERLCMAASGIKDISVFQQSAQF from the coding sequence GTGCTCAACCCCGTTGTGATGAAGTCCGACCTGCTGTTCAGCCTGCGTGACACGCTGCGCTCAGAGACGTTCGTCGAGGTGGTCACCCCTACGGTGCGCAGAGCCGACCTCGGCCCGGGACGTCGCGTGCCGGTCGATCTCGACGGGGGCCGCTTCCTGCGGGCGATGATCGGCCCGGCGCTGCGCGTGAACATGGAGCACCACCGGCGGGTCTTCGAAATCGGTCAGTGCTTCCGGCCCGAGAAGCCGGACGAGCTGCACGCGCCCGAGTTCCAGATGCTCGACCTCTACGCCGCCGACGAGAATTTCGAGTTCCTGTTCGCGCTGGCCGAGCGCCTGGTCGTCCCGCACATCCGTTACACCCCCGAGCGGGTCTCTGTCGCCGGCCACATCCATGACGTCTTCGGCATCGACCTGCGCCGCGAGCCCCTCGGCGATCTGCCCGCACAGATGGCCGCCCACCTGGACATGGGTACCGAGGTGCCGTTCAAGACGGTGCTCGGCCGGTTCGTGGAGCGCGAACTGGAGACCCAGAGCACGGGTGCCGCACTGTTCCTGACCGAGTACCCGATCGGCGGGGACGAGCCGTGCGCCCGTCTCACACCGGGCACGACCGCCGTCCTCAACCGTTTCGAGGTCCTGATCGACGGCCTCGAAGTCGTGCACGGCTACGAGGACGAGCCCGACCGGGCCGCGTTCGTCGAGCGGGCCCGTGCGGTGGACCTGTACGACGACGAGCAGGCCCTGGCGTGGAAGGCGATCGACGCCGGGCAAGCGCCGGCCCACAGCGTCGGGCTCGGCATCGGCATCGAGCGGCTGTGTATGGCCGCCTCCGGCATCAAGGACATCAGCGTCTTCCAGCAGTCGGCCCAGTTCTGA
- a CDS encoding IS1182 family transposase, whose protein sequence is MFEVEPVGKKRPQGQLAAVDKTFRPFDPHQVLLLPPSLDDWLPEGHLARFVADLVDEVLDLGPVLADYTEKRGYPPYDPRLMVRLLIYGYTTGVRSSRAIERRLADDVAFRFLAAGQEPDFRSIARFRRRHLDALAGLFTQSLHLAQTLGMVKMGRVALDGTKLEASASKHKAMSYGRLVDKEERIEAEIAALEAKAHALLTDAEAADEAEDDTFGVDGKEADLPAELDRREKRLAKLQAARAQIEAEAAAKARAHAEDKERRRQERAASSDEQAVTDAGEAAAAKARPKPKAQANFTDPDSRIMKNSDGAYIQAYNAQAVVDEEHQVITAADVTTNPSDALNYTTMLDQSAHNTGIHPKQALVDAGYCSETNLEAANERQLACGTDTFMATGRLAHDEQVPPAPRGRIPKDATLKERMARKLRTKPGRKAYSRRKAIVEPVFGQVMTCQNGRQLLLRGEDGARGEWRLLAACHNLRKIFRHSGLAAQAG, encoded by the coding sequence CTGTTCGAGGTCGAGCCGGTCGGGAAGAAGCGGCCGCAGGGTCAGCTGGCGGCGGTGGACAAGACGTTTCGGCCCTTCGATCCGCATCAGGTCCTGCTGCTGCCGCCGTCGCTGGACGACTGGCTGCCCGAGGGCCACCTGGCCCGGTTCGTCGCCGACCTGGTCGATGAGGTGCTCGACCTCGGACCGGTCCTGGCGGACTACACCGAAAAGCGCGGCTACCCGCCCTACGATCCGCGGCTGATGGTACGACTGCTGATCTACGGCTACACCACCGGCGTCCGCTCCTCCCGGGCGATCGAGCGCCGCCTGGCCGACGATGTCGCGTTCCGGTTCCTGGCCGCCGGCCAGGAACCGGACTTCCGCTCGATCGCCCGCTTCCGCCGCCGCCACCTCGACGCGCTGGCCGGTCTGTTCACCCAGTCCCTGCACCTCGCACAGACACTCGGCATGGTCAAGATGGGACGCGTCGCGCTGGACGGCACGAAACTGGAGGCCAGCGCCTCCAAACACAAGGCGATGAGCTACGGCCGCCTGGTCGACAAGGAAGAGCGGATAGAGGCCGAGATCGCCGCTCTGGAAGCGAAGGCCCACGCCCTGCTGACCGACGCCGAGGCCGCCGACGAAGCCGAGGACGACACCTTCGGCGTGGACGGCAAGGAGGCGGACCTGCCCGCCGAGCTGGACCGGCGTGAGAAACGCCTGGCGAAGCTGCAGGCCGCCCGCGCGCAGATCGAGGCCGAGGCCGCCGCCAAGGCCCGCGCCCACGCCGAGGACAAGGAACGCCGCCGTCAGGAACGTGCCGCCAGCAGCGACGAGCAGGCCGTCACCGACGCCGGGGAAGCGGCCGCCGCCAAGGCCCGTCCCAAGCCCAAAGCCCAGGCCAACTTCACCGACCCCGACTCGCGGATCATGAAGAACAGCGACGGCGCCTACATCCAGGCCTACAACGCCCAGGCCGTCGTCGACGAAGAACACCAGGTCATCACCGCCGCCGACGTGACGACCAACCCCTCCGACGCACTGAACTACACCACGATGCTCGACCAGTCCGCCCACAACACCGGCATCCACCCCAAGCAGGCCCTGGTCGACGCCGGGTACTGCTCCGAGACCAACCTCGAAGCCGCGAACGAGCGCCAACTGGCCTGCGGCACCGACACCTTCATGGCCACCGGCCGACTCGCCCACGACGAGCAGGTCCCGCCCGCTCCACGCGGACGCATCCCCAAGGACGCCACGCTGAAGGAGCGCATGGCCCGCAAACTGCGGACCAAACCCGGCCGGAAGGCATACAGCCGCCGCAAAGCCATCGTCGAACCTGTCTTCGGACAGGTCATGACCTGCCAGAACGGCCGCCAGCTCCTCCTGCGTGGCGAGGACGGCGCCCGCGGTGAGTGGCGACTGCTCGCCGCCTGCCACAACCTCCGCAAGATCTTCCGACACTCCGGGCTCGCCGCCCAGGCCGGCTGA